The following proteins come from a genomic window of Lycium ferocissimum isolate CSIRO_LF1 chromosome 4, AGI_CSIRO_Lferr_CH_V1, whole genome shotgun sequence:
- the LOC132053656 gene encoding kinesin-like protein KIN-7K, chloroplastic isoform X6, which produces MRRKEGSYINKSLLTLGTVISKLTDGKATHIPYRDSKLTRLLQSSLSGLGRVSLICTVTPSSSNSEETHNTLKFAHRAKHIEIQAAQNKIIDEKSLIKKYQNEIRRLKEELEQLKRGIVTVPQMKDSGEDLLLLKQKLEDGQVRLQSRLEQEEEAKAALLGRIQRLTKLILVSTKTSQSTRFPHRAGPRRRHSFGEEELAYLPHRRRDLILEDENIDLYVSVDGNADTSDDTFKEEKKTRKNGLLNWFKPRRRDSGSGTLASTSDRSSGLKSTSTPSTPQAENHMESRNSHSIPTESMPSAEFLSDVRLDKEVPEDNLLDQENPLTSMKTIDQIDLLREQQKILSGEVALHTSALKRLSEEATHSPKKEQVQMEIRTLKDEIRMKNEQIDSLEKQIAESIISPFEKMENQERTVSVAELLAQLNEKSFELEVKAADNRIIQDQLNQKTHECENLQEAIVSLKQQLSDTPDQRNRSPSVVHSQRLSETKSLLVELRAEKESVALKDAKEALLLQVQAREIEELHKKVAELVEAKEQLELRNQKLAEESTYAKGLASAAAVELKALSEEVAKLMNHNEKLAAELATQKSSSTQRKPSVAMRYGRRDAHPRRNEQNVLSADMKRELALSRERELSYEAALAERDQREAELQSKVEESKQREAYLENELANMWVLVARLKKSQGVESDLPESTISESQRIDGFEVWESLVQSRGRQ; this is translated from the exons ATGCGCCGAAAGGAGGGATCTTACATCAACAAAAGCCTACTGACTCTTGGAACT GTTATTTCGAAGTTAACTGATGGGAAAGCTACTCATATACCGTATAGAGATTCAAAATTGACCAGGCTTCTTCAATCCTCATTAAGTGGTCTAGGACGCGTATCT TTAATCTGCACTGTGACTCCTTCGTCAAGCAATTCTGAAGAGACACATAACACATTGAAGTTTGCTCACCGTGCTAAACACATTGAGATTCAAGCAGCACAAAACAAG ATAATTGATGAAAAATCACTTATCAAGAAATATCAAAACGAAATTCGTCGTCTAAAAGAAGAGTTAGAACAACTGAAGAGAGGCATCGTTACAGTTCCACAAATGAAAGATAGTGGAGAAGATCTTTTGCTCCTGAAACAAAAG TTAGAAGATGGTCAAGTCAGACTACAGTCGCGGTTGGAACAAGAAGAGGAAGCTAAAGCGGCTTTGCTTGGTAGAATACAGCGTCTAACAAAACTAATTCTAGTATCCACTAAAACTTCACAGTCCACAAGATTTCCTCATCGAGCTGGTCCTAGAAGAAGACATTCCTTTGGGGAAGAAGAG CTTGCATATCTTCCACATCGAAGACGAGATCTcattttggaagatgaaaatattgatTTGTATGTTTCGGTTGATGGCAACGCGGACACTTCTGATGATACATTCAAGGAGGAAAAGAAGACTCGGAAAAATGGATTGCTTAACTGGTTTAAGCCACGG AGACGAGACAGTGGGTCAGGTACCTTGGCGAGCACCAGTGACAGATCCAGTGGACTCAAGTCAACTAGTACACCATCCACTCCTCAAGCTGAAAATCACATGGAATCGAGAAACTCACACTCTATACCCACAGAAAGCATGCCTTCGGCGGAGTTTTTATCTGATGTCAGATTGGATAAAGAAGTTCCAGAGGATAACCTTTTGGACCAGGAGAATCCTCTG ACTAGCATGAAGACAATTGATCAAATTGACCTCCTGAGGGAGCAGCAAAAGATTTTGTCTGGTGAAGTGGCACTGCATACAAGTGCTTTAAAACGGTTGTCAGAGGAAGCTACACACAGTCCAAAGAAAGAACAAGTGCAA ATGGAGATTAGGACATTGAAGGATGAAATAAGAATGAAGAATGAACAAATAGATTCACTGGAGAAGCAAATTGCTGAGTCCATTATTAGCCCCTTTGAAAAGATGGAAAACCAAGAAAGAACTGTT TCTGTTGCTGAGCTCTTGGCACAGTTGAATGAGAAGTCTTTTGAACTTGAG GTTAAAGCTGCCGATAATCGAATAATTCAGGACCAGCTAAATCAAAAG ACCCATGAATGTGAAAATCTACAAGAAGCAATTGTGTCCTTAAAGCAACAGCTTTCTGATACCCCAGACCAGAGAAACCGCAGTCCATCAGTAGTCCATTCACAACGTCTATCTGAAACCAAAAGTTTACTTGTGGAACTAAGAGCTGAAAAGGAGAGTGTTGCCTTAAAGGATGCAAAAGAAGCATTACTCCTACAGGTCCAG GCAAGAGAGATTGAAGAACTCCACAAGAAAGTAGCGGAACTGGTTGAGGCGAAGGAGCAACTGGAGCTCCGGAACCAGAAATTGGCAGAAGAGAGTACATATGCCAAAGGGCTAGCATCTGCAGCAGCTGTTGAATTAAAGGCACTTTCTGAAGAAGTTGCAAAGCTAATGAATCATAATGAGAAATTAGCTGCTGAGCTAGCCACCCAGAAGAGTTCCTCTACCCAGCGTAAGCCAAGTGTTGCCATGCGATATGGAAGAAGAGATGCTCATCCGAGACGAAATGAGCAAAATGTGTTGAGTGCAGATATGAAAAGAGAACTGGCTTTGAGCCGTGAAAGGGAGCTTTCATATGAAGCTGCTCTTGCAGAAAGGGATCAGAGAGAGGCTGAATTACAGAGTAAGGTCGAAGAATCCAAACAAAGAGAAGCCTATCTTGAAAACGAACTGGCAAATATGTGGGTTCTTGTTGCAAGACTAAAGAAGTCTCAGGGAGTTGAATCTGATCTTCCTGAGTCAACCATATCAGAAAGCCAGAGAATTGATGGTTTTGAGGTTTGGGAAAGTCTTGTGCAGTCTAGAGGGCGTCAGTGA